One stretch of Pseudomonas sp. NC02 DNA includes these proteins:
- a CDS encoding ATP-binding protein, with product MKHASLRLDKLAQSSQRLNKALLLLTGLALLLSSSCYWAVSRLLDAEQEKVEFHFARVVEIIHEHEAFLRNVASGYSRSNAPPLPAVQSTSVVELQHEGGQVVLQAKGFAMSLPFTLSHAETFSADDTRRALAFGVQLTDYYGGYWASSFYASPQLFVFTPNAVASLAVPGVGGLRQHQPLLREQYRDVVSRLQQLQQSQSLLLTDSRVRWMRAPPQLYQNSRSVVAMIGLDAPAAVLPANQPQGLLTLAAVVDTSQVDEIERVLQLSVYNQFTLISPQGDVLLGSLGDEHMAPLGLSFNSQGLRFKMLSEGGEHWTGLYAISYQDFLRYAKWPLLGLGLTFLAAVLLGWWINHWYKTRIVSPAQRAQERLFESEAFNRIMLHNAPVGLCVVRRSDHQLLLENQRALQLQGTAPLLDVLKANDGPDTPGEMCLAVEGRYLQVVVVAARYEGEDVFLCGCNDITRHVDEAQLLTQARQEATEANEAKTVFLATMSHEIRTPLYGVLGNLELMALTDMSERQRHYLEIIQGSSTVLFQLISNVLDVSKIESGQMAVEAAPFSPGQLVAESVLAFSATARNKGLQIDAEIDPLLPPQLLGDAGRIRQVLHNLLGNAIKFTDSGRVRLRLMVQQLLDDKVTLQWQVTDTGVGIPEKALDQLFKPFYQVAGDQDGNGAGLGLSICSRLSELMGGSMRVVSEPGLGSSFSLFITLPVLQETLPSAEQPPMPPCLDAPCLNVRVLVAEDNPVSQAVLQEQLEALGAHPTVARDGEHALQIWGSQPFDLVITDINMPRLNGYDLARALREQGVQVPIIGVTANALREEGERCLAVGMNAWVVKPLSLSMLRQALMAHCRRATALPVVQVDRDREGWIELSPAMRQLMADTLLVDVQQIEQGLTAGDATLVRERLHSLNGALASVRAGELSSACQAWENTLYDAPLDTYATTQIRGVCARLTAVAQCLLAESQT from the coding sequence ATGAAACATGCAAGTCTGCGCCTGGACAAGCTGGCGCAAAGCTCTCAACGCTTGAACAAAGCCCTGTTATTGCTCACGGGGCTCGCCTTGTTGCTGTCCAGCAGTTGCTATTGGGCGGTGTCGCGGTTGCTCGACGCTGAACAGGAAAAGGTCGAGTTCCACTTCGCCCGCGTGGTGGAGATCATCCATGAGCACGAGGCGTTCCTGCGCAACGTGGCCAGTGGCTACAGCCGCAGCAACGCGCCGCCGCTGCCGGCCGTGCAGTCGACCTCGGTGGTGGAGTTGCAGCACGAAGGCGGGCAGGTGGTGTTGCAGGCCAAGGGGTTTGCGATGTCGCTACCCTTCACCTTGTCCCACGCCGAGACGTTCTCGGCGGATGACACGCGCCGGGCACTGGCGTTTGGCGTGCAACTGACTGACTACTACGGCGGCTACTGGGCCAGCTCGTTTTACGCCTCGCCGCAGCTGTTCGTGTTCACCCCCAATGCCGTCGCCAGCCTGGCCGTGCCCGGCGTGGGCGGCTTGCGCCAGCACCAGCCATTGTTGCGCGAGCAGTACCGCGACGTGGTGAGCCGCTTGCAGCAACTGCAACAGAGCCAAAGCCTCCTGCTGACCGACAGCCGCGTGCGCTGGATGCGTGCGCCGCCGCAGTTGTACCAGAACAGCCGCAGCGTGGTCGCGATGATCGGCCTCGACGCGCCTGCCGCCGTATTGCCGGCCAATCAGCCTCAGGGCCTGCTCACGCTGGCGGCGGTGGTGGACACCTCGCAGGTCGACGAAATCGAGCGAGTACTGCAACTGTCGGTCTACAACCAGTTCACCCTGATCTCGCCCCAGGGCGACGTGTTGCTCGGCAGCCTCGGCGATGAACACATGGCGCCCCTGGGCCTGAGCTTCAACAGCCAGGGTTTGCGCTTCAAGATGCTCAGCGAGGGTGGCGAGCACTGGACCGGCCTGTACGCCATCAGCTATCAGGATTTCCTGCGCTACGCCAAATGGCCGCTGCTGGGCCTTGGCCTGACGTTTCTGGCGGCCGTGCTGCTGGGCTGGTGGATCAACCATTGGTACAAGACCCGCATCGTCAGCCCGGCGCAACGCGCGCAGGAGCGTCTGTTCGAGAGCGAGGCATTCAACCGCATCATGCTGCACAACGCCCCGGTGGGATTGTGCGTAGTGCGCCGCAGCGATCACCAGTTACTCCTGGAAAACCAGCGCGCGCTGCAATTGCAGGGCACCGCACCGCTGCTCGACGTGCTCAAGGCCAACGATGGCCCGGACACCCCCGGCGAGATGTGCCTGGCGGTGGAGGGGCGGTACTTGCAGGTCGTGGTGGTGGCGGCGCGGTACGAAGGTGAGGACGTGTTCCTCTGCGGCTGCAACGACATCACCCGACACGTGGACGAGGCCCAGTTGCTGACCCAGGCGCGCCAGGAAGCCACCGAAGCCAACGAGGCCAAAACCGTGTTCCTGGCAACCATGAGCCATGAAATCCGCACCCCGCTGTACGGCGTGCTCGGCAACCTGGAACTGATGGCCCTGACCGACATGAGCGAGCGCCAGCGCCACTACCTGGAAATTATCCAGGGTTCGTCCACTGTGCTGTTCCAGTTGATCAGCAACGTACTGGATGTATCGAAAATCGAATCCGGGCAAATGGCCGTGGAAGCGGCGCCGTTCAGCCCGGGCCAGTTGGTGGCGGAATCGGTGTTGGCGTTCAGCGCGACCGCGCGCAATAAAGGCTTGCAGATCGATGCCGAGATCGACCCGCTGCTACCGCCGCAACTGCTTGGCGATGCTGGCCGCATCCGGCAGGTCCTGCATAACCTGCTGGGCAACGCGATCAAGTTCACCGACTCCGGGCGCGTGCGTTTGCGCCTGATGGTGCAGCAACTACTTGACGATAAAGTGACCCTGCAATGGCAGGTCACTGACACCGGCGTGGGCATTCCGGAAAAGGCGCTGGACCAGTTGTTCAAGCCGTTTTATCAGGTAGCGGGCGACCAGGACGGCAATGGCGCCGGCCTGGGCCTGTCTATCTGCTCGCGCTTGAGTGAGTTGATGGGCGGCAGCATGCGCGTGGTCAGCGAGCCAGGGTTGGGCAGCAGTTTTTCGCTGTTCATCACCTTGCCGGTGCTTCAGGAAACCCTGCCCTCTGCGGAACAACCGCCGATGCCGCCGTGCCTGGACGCACCGTGCCTGAACGTGCGCGTGCTGGTCGCCGAAGACAACCCGGTCAGCCAGGCCGTGCTGCAAGAACAGCTCGAGGCCCTTGGCGCCCACCCCACCGTAGCGCGTGACGGCGAGCATGCGCTGCAAATCTGGGGTTCGCAGCCGTTCGACCTGGTGATCACCGACATCAATATGCCGCGCCTCAACGGCTACGACTTGGCCCGCGCGTTGCGTGAACAAGGCGTCCAGGTGCCGATCATCGGCGTCACCGCCAATGCCCTGCGCGAGGAGGGCGAGCGTTGCCTGGCGGTGGGCATGAACGCGTGGGTGGTCAAACCGCTGAGCCTGAGCATGCTGCGCCAGGCGTTAATGGCGCACTGCCGGCGAGCCACGGCCTTGCCGGTGGTGCAGGTGGACCGGGACCGCGAAGGCTGGATCGAGCTTTCCCCGGCCATGCGCCAACTGATGGCCGACACGTTGCTGGTGGATGTGCAGCAGATCGAACAAGGCCTGACGGCCGGCGATGCCACCCTCGTACGTGAGCGTTTGCACAGCCTCAACGGCGCGCTGGCCAGTGTGCGTGCCGGGGAACTGTCCAGCGCTTGTCAGGCATGGGAGAACACCCTGTACGACGCACCGCTGGATACATACGCCACCACGCAGATTCGAGGCGTGTGCGCACGGCTTACAGCGGTTGCGCAGTGCTTGCTGGCAGAGTCGCAAACTTGA
- a CDS encoding fimbrial protein: MIVKATHKVRGRLMLALLCAVLSCLSQQAQALVEGNLNCTVPGVPSGGYTFTPGQAIRIVFEGTCTVRRAFPYSAGLNTRINYMSGPNQAPLRWSDPYNNIYLYDLNIGQYSRNCLGGYCRPLPLNTVVPYRYILVGTAPQTAGTRWIGVLLGVTSENWLGYGEWFLNTGFSYTVVPPACSLSSPGSVNLRFGSISNSDINNQMQSTTVSIKCSAQMRANVYLLPNQTVVSPTTGVTRTSLAGLNMQALWTDTLNPVNFTTPRFMQLRVGSNDVNLSFKPQLAAGQSPTGAFQSQYTLNIDYQ, from the coding sequence ATGATCGTTAAAGCAACACATAAGGTGCGTGGACGGCTGATGCTTGCGCTGTTGTGCGCAGTATTGAGCTGCCTTTCACAACAGGCGCAAGCGTTGGTCGAAGGGAATCTCAACTGCACAGTGCCAGGCGTTCCGAGCGGCGGCTACACGTTTACACCGGGCCAGGCGATCAGGATCGTCTTCGAGGGCACGTGCACCGTTCGCCGCGCATTCCCCTATTCAGCCGGTTTAAATACGCGAATCAACTACATGAGCGGCCCGAATCAAGCCCCGTTGAGATGGTCCGACCCGTATAACAACATCTATTTATACGATCTGAATATCGGCCAATACAGCCGCAATTGCCTGGGCGGCTACTGCCGGCCTCTACCCCTTAATACTGTGGTGCCTTACCGCTACATTCTGGTGGGCACAGCACCCCAAACTGCAGGCACACGTTGGATAGGGGTGTTGCTGGGCGTTACCTCGGAAAACTGGCTGGGTTATGGCGAGTGGTTTCTTAACACAGGGTTTTCATACACCGTAGTCCCGCCTGCCTGCAGCCTGAGTTCACCCGGCAGCGTCAACCTGCGCTTCGGCTCTATCAGCAACAGCGACATCAATAACCAGATGCAGTCGACCACAGTGTCAATTAAATGCTCGGCGCAGATGCGAGCCAACGTCTACCTGCTTCCAAACCAGACGGTAGTCAGCCCTACTACCGGTGTGACGCGCACCTCGCTGGCAGGTTTGAACATGCAGGCGCTGTGGACCGACACCCTGAACCCGGTGAACTTCACTACCCCGCGCTTTATGCAGTTACGCGTGGGCAGCAATGACGTAAACCTGAGCTTCAAGCCACAACTGGCGGCCGGGCAATCACCGACGGGTGCGTTTCAGAGCCAATACACGCTGAACATCGACTATCAATGA
- a CDS encoding fimbrial protein, which translates to MKTPLLALMLLSSTAHAADVVNITVSGTLTRPPCVLSTGTTLTAAFGDVRTDQVATTGTVEVPVRLKCSSGSSLNVSFTSNNGTYTSTVAKTTADNLGVSLLWADNTAANLNGTVKKYTNLSGDVDISLKAQLVERGTLAPGAFTSSMVMTLNYL; encoded by the coding sequence ATGAAAACTCCACTGCTCGCCCTGATGCTGCTCAGCAGCACCGCTCACGCTGCCGACGTGGTGAATATCACCGTCAGCGGCACCCTCACCCGCCCACCGTGCGTATTGAGTACCGGCACAACCCTGACCGCCGCATTTGGCGACGTGCGTACTGACCAGGTGGCGACCACCGGCACTGTGGAAGTGCCGGTGCGCTTGAAGTGCTCGTCGGGTTCTTCGCTAAATGTCAGCTTCACGTCCAATAACGGCACCTACACCTCCACCGTGGCCAAGACCACGGCGGATAACCTCGGTGTGTCGTTGCTGTGGGCGGACAACACGGCGGCAAACCTCAATGGCACCGTCAAGAAATACACCAACCTCAGCGGCGACGTGGATATCAGCCTCAAGGCGCAACTGGTCGAACGCGGCACGCTGGCGCCGGGCGCGTTCACCTCGTCGATGGTCATGACCCTCAATTACCTATGA
- a CDS encoding EAL domain-containing protein produces the protein MSAYRVLIVEDHPFQHEYLINVFQAIGGFDVDVVWDGATALQRLARQRYDLLLSDLMMPGMDGVQLIQHLARMHAPPALALMSVASRRMLVGAGQVAGNLGLTVAGLISKPVREREVRTLRDCLDKLAEQARTPCCHRGVSHARENLERALANGEIQAWFQPKKSLHDGRIVGAEALARWVHPVEGLLMPGAFLDDIERLDLETRLLTCILGQTLIAQAQWAQLGYRLPVSINLPTHLLDQSDLVDRLLAQVQSRDAEPRQITFELMESSTTRLPSNYYAGACRLRMMGFGLAQDDFGKGFSSYFNLVSTPFNEVKIDRSLVHGCAENESLASALQSIVELGRKLGLTTIAEGAETQAELAMLRRIRCDQVQGFLISHAVAAEKFSALLIEDGPAPALM, from the coding sequence TTGAGCGCCTATCGCGTACTCATCGTGGAAGACCATCCTTTCCAGCATGAGTACTTGATCAACGTCTTCCAGGCCATCGGCGGGTTTGACGTCGATGTGGTCTGGGATGGCGCCACCGCGCTGCAACGCCTGGCCCGACAGCGCTACGATCTGCTGCTCAGCGACTTGATGATGCCGGGGATGGACGGTGTGCAACTGATCCAGCACTTGGCCCGCATGCACGCGCCGCCTGCGCTGGCGCTGATGAGCGTGGCGTCGCGGCGCATGCTGGTGGGCGCCGGGCAGGTGGCCGGGAACCTCGGCCTGACCGTCGCCGGGCTAATCTCCAAGCCGGTGCGCGAACGCGAGGTGCGCACCCTGCGCGATTGCCTCGACAAACTCGCCGAGCAGGCGCGCACGCCGTGTTGCCACCGGGGTGTCAGCCATGCCCGGGAGAACCTTGAGCGCGCCTTGGCCAATGGTGAAATCCAGGCGTGGTTCCAGCCGAAAAAATCCCTGCATGACGGGCGCATCGTGGGCGCCGAAGCCCTGGCACGCTGGGTGCACCCGGTGGAAGGGTTATTGATGCCCGGCGCGTTTCTTGACGACATCGAGCGCCTTGACCTGGAAACCCGCTTGCTCACCTGCATTCTCGGCCAAACCCTCATCGCCCAGGCCCAGTGGGCGCAACTCGGTTACCGGCTGCCGGTGTCGATCAACCTGCCCACGCATTTGCTCGACCAGAGCGACCTGGTCGACCGCCTGCTTGCCCAGGTGCAAAGCCGCGACGCCGAACCCCGGCAAATTACCTTCGAATTGATGGAAAGCTCCACCACACGGCTGCCCAGTAACTACTACGCTGGAGCATGTCGCTTGCGCATGATGGGCTTTGGGTTGGCGCAGGATGACTTCGGCAAGGGGTTCAGTTCCTACTTCAACCTGGTGTCGACGCCGTTCAACGAGGTCAAGATCGACCGGTCACTGGTGCATGGCTGTGCCGAGAACGAAAGCCTGGCGTCGGCCTTGCAAAGCATTGTCGAGCTGGGCCGCAAACTCGGGCTGACCACCATCGCCGAGGGCGCCGAGACCCAGGCGGAGCTGGCGATGTTGCGGCGTATCCGCTGCGATCAGGTGCAGGGTTTCCTGATCTCCCATGCCGTGGCGGCGGAAAAATTCAGCGCCCTGTTAATCGAGGATGGCCCTGCGCCAGCACTTATGTGA
- a CDS encoding fimbrial protein: MKALAWMLLAVASTALAQAAEEAQIDVSGKLTAPPCTARFPSTQQVDLGKVNLNQLADGSTVATDVPLVFDCQAGAQVELSLSAGMARALTVSPVLLTNLPSLGLQVQLRDKTDKPGIGLGQTGTWPVEDEPLALTLRVKPVSLGELPEAGSYKATLLMQMTYR; encoded by the coding sequence ATGAAAGCGCTCGCCTGGATGCTGCTGGCCGTAGCCAGCACCGCCCTTGCGCAAGCGGCGGAAGAAGCGCAGATCGACGTCAGCGGCAAGCTGACCGCACCGCCGTGCACCGCAAGGTTTCCGAGTACGCAACAGGTGGACCTGGGCAAGGTCAACCTCAACCAGTTGGCCGACGGCAGCACCGTCGCCACCGATGTGCCGCTGGTCTTCGACTGTCAGGCGGGCGCTCAGGTCGAGCTGAGTTTGTCGGCGGGCATGGCCCGGGCCCTCACCGTCAGCCCGGTGCTGCTCACCAATCTCCCATCCCTGGGGTTGCAGGTGCAATTGCGTGACAAGACCGACAAGCCGGGGATCGGCCTGGGCCAAACCGGCACCTGGCCGGTAGAAGACGAACCGTTGGCGCTGACCCTGCGCGTCAAGCCCGTGTCCCTGGGCGAGCTGCCCGAGGCGGGTAGCTACAAAGCCACCCTGTTGATGCAGATGACGTACCGCTGA
- a CDS encoding MFS transporter yields MTIQQTPGHVLPARSAAKMEAAMAVGAFAIGTGEFAIMGLMPDIAHNLNLSEPQVGHAISAYALGVMVGAPLLAILGAKLLRKHMLLLLMGLYALGNLATAFTPTFGSLVAFRFISGLPHGAYFGIAAVVASSMVPNDKRAGAVARVMMGLTLAMLLGNPIATFLGQHFGWRSAFALVSAIALCTIALVWQFVPDRHDEPRSDPRKELRAFTKPQVWMALSIGAIGFAGMFCVFSYLAPTMLEVTKVSPQWIPFGLAAFGVGGIIGNIAGGKLFDRLQFRAVGWIMVWSMAVLIFFTFAASSLWSVLLGIGLVGTMIAMAAPLQIRLMDIAHEAPSLAAASNHAAFNLANALGPWFGGMAITAGYGWTSTGYIGAATALVGLGIYLIARRMKGGH; encoded by the coding sequence ATGACTATCCAGCAAACACCCGGGCACGTGCTGCCCGCGCGCAGCGCCGCCAAAATGGAAGCGGCCATGGCCGTGGGCGCCTTTGCGATCGGCACCGGCGAATTCGCCATCATGGGCCTGATGCCCGACATCGCCCACAACCTCAATCTCAGCGAACCGCAAGTGGGCCACGCCATCAGCGCCTATGCGCTGGGCGTGATGGTCGGCGCCCCGCTGCTGGCGATCCTCGGCGCCAAGTTGCTGCGTAAACACATGCTGCTATTGCTGATGGGCCTTTATGCCCTGGGCAACCTCGCCACGGCGTTTACCCCGACCTTCGGCTCGCTGGTGGCCTTCCGCTTTATCAGCGGCCTGCCCCACGGCGCCTACTTCGGCATCGCCGCCGTGGTCGCCTCCAGCATGGTGCCCAACGACAAACGTGCCGGCGCGGTCGCGCGGGTGATGATGGGCCTGACCCTGGCCATGCTGCTCGGCAACCCCATCGCCACCTTCCTCGGTCAACACTTTGGCTGGCGCTCGGCGTTCGCGCTGGTCAGTGCTATCGCCCTGTGCACCATCGCGCTGGTCTGGCAATTCGTGCCGGATCGCCACGACGAACCCCGCAGCGACCCGCGCAAAGAACTGCGCGCCTTCACCAAACCGCAGGTGTGGATGGCGCTGTCCATTGGCGCTATTGGTTTTGCCGGGATGTTTTGCGTGTTCAGCTACCTGGCGCCGACCATGCTCGAAGTGACCAAAGTCTCGCCGCAGTGGATCCCATTCGGTCTGGCCGCGTTTGGCGTAGGCGGCATCATCGGCAACATCGCCGGCGGCAAACTGTTTGATCGTCTGCAATTTCGCGCCGTGGGCTGGATTATGGTGTGGTCGATGGCCGTGCTGATCTTCTTCACCTTCGCCGCCAGTTCGCTGTGGAGCGTGCTGCTGGGCATCGGCCTGGTCGGCACCATGATCGCCATGGCCGCGCCGCTGCAAATCCGCTTGATGGACATTGCGCATGAAGCACCGAGCCTGGCGGCGGCGTCCAACCACGCGGCGTTCAACCTGGCGAATGCGCTGGGGCCGTGGTTCGGTGGGATGGCGATTACGGCGGGGTATGGGTGGACCAGCACGGGCTACATTGGCGCGGCTACGGCGCTGGTAGGCTTGGGCATCTACCTGATCGCCCGACGTATGAAAGGCGGCCACTAA
- a CDS encoding ATP-binding protein, protein MKLKHFLQPLDSSFSTPKAARKLLRLFALALVLGVYVGAYSYLRAALNEEISLRRSYMNEAISDAQSFFVSRQTLLKSLGLSTVRHVTPPVGNLNNVPAEELHITLGEAGNIWSLWLTRRLLDYLQVNQVNLIYVAQRAEPVVERLFTVGAAPENVPQPVLQRLMAVDTGKVSVSDELWLTEQSRLDSPLYIFTRLDDRSPTSGWLGLEVDGPDLINALQHEKAGDFMLLDGAGQLIFSSTPHQPSAAQVLRQYHATASFGWEGSRWLPDRLAIRKHLGYSQWQIVYSLELSSLLPSLAMPLLLCLLLCAAASLLMVRLVRRIDQRLIIPAANRIEALVESEAFSSAVIRIAPVALCVLRRSDGEVVLENPLSRQWLGNGHERQQLCHGWIRRAFDESEQSSTDELQMADGRHLYLSFAPTRYQREEVLICAFSDITERKQVELALQQARTLADAANEAKTLFLATMSHEIRTPLYGVLGTLELLARTDLNSQQRGYLNAIEGSSANLLQMICDVLDVSKIEAGQLSLEFSTFSPIELVQEVIQGYAGAAQSKGLQLFACLDPQLPDHVSGDVTRIRQILNNLLNNALKFTESGRIVLRLRLESREGERTMLQWQIVDTGKGIAEEDQRYLFEPFFQVSGNANVVAGSGLGLSICKRLMHLMNGTLRVVSEPGLGSSFSFTLPLEQVNDDDQAPWAQPLLGERVYVVSPVRELAESVGGWLRRWGARAQLGAPESAEADPGAVLVELYPGPTEPDQLLHWSGPRVMAAVDEHGAYPWQIGLNNLQALNRAVSRAQGSEELLSPRISEKPTEFSLNLRLLVAEDNLINQLILRDQLEELGCSVVLAGDGIEALSLWGDTAFDMILTDVNMPRMNGYELTEQLRRLGCSLPIIGATANAMLDEAERCLNAGMDHCLVKPFTLRALYQCLHRYQRRVL, encoded by the coding sequence ATGAAGCTCAAACATTTCCTGCAACCACTCGACTCTTCTTTTTCGACGCCCAAGGCCGCGCGCAAGTTGTTGCGGCTGTTTGCCCTGGCATTGGTGCTCGGCGTGTATGTGGGTGCCTACAGCTACTTGCGTGCGGCGTTGAATGAGGAAATTTCGCTACGGCGCAGTTATATGAATGAGGCGATTTCCGATGCGCAGAGTTTTTTTGTCAGCCGCCAGACGCTGCTCAAAAGCCTCGGCCTGTCGACGGTTCGTCATGTCACGCCACCCGTGGGCAACCTCAATAATGTGCCGGCCGAAGAGTTGCACATCACCTTGGGCGAGGCGGGCAATATCTGGAGCCTTTGGCTGACTAGGCGCCTGCTTGATTACCTGCAGGTCAACCAGGTCAACCTGATCTACGTCGCGCAGCGCGCCGAGCCGGTGGTGGAGCGCCTGTTTACCGTTGGGGCGGCCCCGGAGAATGTGCCGCAGCCGGTATTGCAGCGGTTGATGGCGGTGGACACCGGCAAGGTCTCGGTCAGCGATGAGTTGTGGCTGACTGAGCAGAGCCGCCTGGATTCACCGCTATACATCTTCACCCGCCTCGACGACCGTAGCCCCACGTCGGGTTGGCTCGGGCTGGAGGTGGACGGCCCGGACCTGATCAACGCCCTGCAGCATGAAAAAGCCGGGGACTTCATGTTGCTTGACGGCGCCGGGCAGCTGATTTTCAGCAGCACGCCTCATCAACCGTCGGCTGCGCAGGTGCTGCGCCAGTATCACGCCACGGCCAGCTTTGGTTGGGAAGGCAGCCGCTGGCTGCCGGATCGCTTGGCCATTCGCAAGCACCTGGGTTACTCCCAGTGGCAGATCGTCTACAGCCTGGAGCTGAGTTCACTGTTGCCCAGCCTGGCCATGCCGTTGCTGCTGTGCCTGCTGTTGTGCGCAGCGGCCAGCTTGTTGATGGTGCGGTTGGTGCGGCGCATCGATCAGCGTTTGATTATCCCGGCAGCCAATCGCATCGAAGCGCTGGTGGAGAGTGAGGCATTCAGCAGTGCGGTGATTCGCATCGCGCCAGTGGCCTTGTGCGTGCTGCGCCGCAGCGACGGCGAGGTAGTGCTGGAAAACCCCCTGTCCCGGCAATGGCTGGGCAACGGCCACGAGCGCCAGCAACTGTGTCACGGCTGGATTCGCCGCGCGTTCGATGAGTCGGAACAAAGCAGCACCGACGAGCTGCAAATGGCCGACGGTCGTCACCTGTACCTGAGTTTCGCGCCAACCCGTTACCAGCGTGAGGAGGTGCTGATCTGCGCCTTCAGCGACATCACCGAACGCAAGCAGGTGGAGTTGGCCCTGCAGCAGGCGCGCACGCTGGCGGACGCGGCGAATGAGGCCAAGACCCTGTTCCTGGCAACCATGAGCCATGAAATCCGCACGCCATTGTATGGCGTGCTGGGCACCCTGGAATTGCTTGCGCGCACCGACCTTAACAGCCAGCAGCGTGGCTACCTGAATGCCATCGAGGGCTCGTCGGCGAACTTGCTGCAAATGATCTGCGATGTGCTGGACGTGTCGAAAATCGAAGCGGGACAACTGTCCCTAGAGTTCAGCACGTTCTCACCGATCGAGTTGGTGCAGGAAGTGATCCAGGGCTACGCAGGCGCCGCCCAAAGCAAGGGCCTGCAGTTGTTCGCCTGCCTTGACCCGCAGTTGCCCGACCACGTGAGCGGGGATGTCACACGCATCCGCCAGATCCTGAATAACCTGCTGAACAACGCGCTGAAATTCACCGAAAGCGGCCGGATTGTCTTGCGTCTGCGCCTGGAAAGCCGTGAAGGCGAGCGCACGATGTTGCAGTGGCAGATAGTCGACACCGGCAAGGGCATCGCCGAGGAAGACCAGCGGTACCTGTTCGAGCCGTTCTTCCAGGTCAGCGGCAATGCGAATGTGGTCGCCGGCAGCGGCCTGGGCTTGTCGATCTGCAAGCGCCTGATGCACTTGATGAACGGCACCTTGCGGGTGGTCAGCGAACCGGGCCTGGGCAGCAGCTTTTCCTTCACCTTGCCGCTGGAGCAAGTCAACGACGACGACCAGGCTCCCTGGGCGCAGCCGCTGCTCGGCGAGCGGGTGTATGTTGTGTCGCCGGTGCGTGAGCTGGCGGAAAGTGTTGGCGGCTGGTTGCGTCGCTGGGGCGCGCGCGCGCAACTCGGTGCGCCGGAGTCCGCCGAGGCCGACCCCGGCGCGGTATTGGTCGAGCTGTATCCCGGCCCGACCGAGCCCGACCAGTTGCTGCATTGGTCCGGGCCGCGGGTGATGGCCGCGGTCGACGAGCATGGCGCTTATCCCTGGCAGATCGGCCTGAACAACCTGCAGGCGCTCAACCGCGCGGTCAGCCGCGCCCAGGGCAGCGAAGAGTTGTTGTCGCCGAGGATCAGCGAGAAGCCCACCGAGTTCAGCCTCAACCTGCGCCTGCTGGTGGCCGAAGACAACCTGATCAACCAGTTGATCCTGCGCGACCAGTTGGAAGAGCTCGGCTGCAGCGTGGTGCTGGCCGGCGACGGCATTGAAGCGCTGTCACTGTGGGGTGATACCGCGTTCGACATGATTCTCACCGACGTCAACATGCCACGCATGAACGGCTATGAACTCACCGAACAACTGCGTCGCCTGGGTTGCTCACTGCCGATCATCGGGGCCACCGCCAACGCGATGCTCGACGAAGCCGAGCGCTGCCTGAACGCTGGCATGGACCATTGCCTGGTCAAGCCGTTCACCCTGCGCGCCCTCTACCAGTGCCTGCATCGCTATCAGAGGAGGGTGCTTTGA
- a CDS encoding response regulator, protein MREMNVVIADDHPIVLVGVREIVQRDSRYSLVGEAVSSSQLIEQLRKHRPQVLITDFNMPGDDTYGDGLKLIEYILRHFPATQVLVLTMISNSLILTRLQELGVAGVIQKNHLHGEIEKALGAISAQRSYRAPEPAATSVLANVTQVQARFQSLSPREMEVLRLFVTGMSVSDIARQLSRSNKTVSAQKISAMRKLEVDSDQALLTYCIEARQFQ, encoded by the coding sequence ATGCGAGAAATGAACGTTGTGATCGCCGATGACCACCCGATCGTACTGGTGGGCGTGCGCGAAATTGTGCAGCGTGATTCACGCTACAGCCTGGTGGGCGAGGCGGTCAGTTCCAGTCAACTGATCGAGCAGTTGCGCAAGCACCGGCCGCAAGTCCTGATCACCGATTTCAACATGCCGGGTGACGACACCTATGGCGATGGGTTAAAGCTGATCGAGTACATCCTGCGTCACTTTCCCGCGACCCAGGTGCTGGTGCTGACCATGATTTCCAACAGCCTGATTCTCACCCGCTTGCAGGAATTGGGTGTGGCCGGGGTGATCCAGAAGAACCACCTGCACGGCGAGATCGAAAAGGCCCTCGGCGCGATCAGTGCCCAGCGCAGTTACCGCGCACCGGAGCCCGCCGCGACTTCGGTCTTGGCCAATGTGACCCAGGTGCAGGCGCGCTTCCAGAGCCTGTCGCCACGGGAGATGGAAGTGCTGCGTTTATTCGTGACGGGCATGAGCGTGAGCGATATCGCGCGGCAGTTGAGCCGCAGCAACAAGACCGTCAGCGCGCAGAAGATTTCGGCCATGCGCAAGCTGGAGGTGGACAGTGACCAGGCGCTGCTGACCTATTGCATCGAAGCCCGGCAGTTTCAGTAA